Proteins co-encoded in one Callospermophilus lateralis isolate mCalLat2 chromosome 2, mCalLat2.hap1, whole genome shotgun sequence genomic window:
- the Sit1 gene encoding signaling threshold-regulating transmembrane adapter 1, producing the protein MDPTLTSAVMSRGDNCTDLLALGIPSITQAWGLWALLGAVTLMLLISLAALLSQWTSGRSKSQPGQGRSGGSVEEVPLYGNLHYLQTGRLSQEPGPDQQDPSPGGPARAAEEVMCYTSLQLRPPQGRITSPGTPIKYSEVVLDSESKPQAASPEPELYASVCAQTRRARASFPDQAYANSQPAPS; encoded by the exons ATGGACCCAACTCTCACATCAGCAGTCATGAGCAGAGGTGACAACTGCACGGATCTACTAGCATTGG GAATCCCTTCCATAACCCAAGCCTGGGGACTGTGGGCCCTCTTAGGAGCTGTGACACTGATGCTTCTCATCTCACTGGCTGCACTGTTGTCCCAGTGGACAAGTGGCCGGAGCAAGAGCCAGCCAGGGCAGGGACG TTCTGGAGGGTCTGTGGAAGAGGTCCCCCTGTATGGGAACCTGCACTATCTACAGACAG GACGGCTGTCTCAAGAGCCAGGACCAGACCAGCAGGATCCATCCCCGGGAGGTCCTGCCAGG GCTGCAGAGGAGGTGATGTGCTACACCAGCCTGCAGCTGCGGCCTCCTCAGGGCCGGATCACCAGTCCTGGGACCCCCATCAAGTACTCAGAGGTGGTGCTGGACTCCGAGTCAAAGCCCCAGGCTGCCAGCCCTGAGCCAGAGCTCTATGCCTCAGTGTGTGCCCAGACACGCAGAGCCCGGGCTTCCTTCCCAGATCAGGCCTATGCCAACAGCCAGCCTGCACCCAGCTGA
- the Cd72 gene encoding B-cell differentiation antigen CD72 yields the protein MADAITYADLRFVKAPLKKIVSSQLGEDPEAYEDGELTYENVQVPSVPGGPSGLASSGLGDKSGFKSEQLTATWSSATSPPVGRLLPCSPACLRYLLFSLLLTCLLLGVAAICLGTRYLQVSQKLQQVSSVLEDTNSSLQEQLHLRITQLGQKEENLQESKRKLAQSQEVLQVAQENRQAAEGKLKDCQLDKEKTQETLQREEDQRRALQERLHNMQNTLKPFFTCSPQGHCCPVRWILKEYRCFYFSSTRQTWEESQNYCKSLSSNLATFRRHDYSYQSSGEPIFSHGGFYSYWISSTSNKDQWRTSGLQNYECNKIQKGYSRWYIQSETCTSSLPFICEQSSFGFPDGDHSLQ from the exons ATGGCTGACGCTATCACCTATGCAGACCTGCGGTTCGTGAAGGCACCTCTGAAAAAGATTGTCTCCAGCCAGTTAGGAGAGG ACCCAGAAGCCTATGAGGATGGGGAACTCACCTATGAAAATGTCCAAGTGCCCTCAGTCCCAGGGGGGCCCTCCGGCTTGGCCTCCTCTGGACTAGGGGACAAATCAG GTTTTAAGTCAGAGCAGCTAACTGCGACCTGGAGCTCCGCGACGTCGCCGCCTGTTGGAAGGCTTCTCCCCT GTAGTCCAGCTTGCTTGCGATACCTCCTGTTCAGCTTGCTCCTCACCTGCCTGCTGTTAGGGGTGGCTGCCATCTGCCTGGGAACCCGCT ATCTGCAGGTATCTCAGAAACTCCAGCAGGTGAGCAGTGTTCTGGAAGACACTAATAGCAGCCTTCAAGAGCAGCTTCACCTAAGGATAACTCAGCTGGGGCAGAAGGAAGAGAATCTGCAAGAGTCCAAGAGAAAGCTGGCCCAGAGTCAGGAAGTGCTACAGGTGGCGCAGGAAAATCGCCAGGCTGCTGAGGGGAAACTAAAGGACTgccagttggacaaggagaagacCCAGGAGACTTTGCAAAGGGAGGAGGACCAGAGGAGGGCCTTGCAGGAGAGGCTACACAACATGCAGAACACACTGAAACCCTTCTTTACATGCTCCCCACAAG GCCATTGCTGTCCAGTGAGATGGATACTGAAGGAATATCGCTGCTTTTACTTCTCGTCTACTCGTCAGACTTGGGAGGAGAGCCAAAACTATTGTAAATCTCTATCCTCCAACTTGGCCACATTCAGGAGACATGATTACTCA TATCAGTCCAGTGGAGAACCTATATTTTCACATGGTGGTTTCTATTCATATTGGATTAGCTCAACTTCTAATAAGGACCAATGGAGGACTTCTGGTTTACAAAATTATGA ATGCAACAAGATACAAAAAGGATATTCACGGTGGTATATACAGTCAGAAACATGTACAAGTTCCCTTCCCTTCATCTGTGAGCAGTCATCTTTCGGGTTTCCAGACGGGGATCATTCTTTGCAATGA